The Streptomyces sp. NBC_00335 DNA window TGTTGACCTCGCCGACGACCTGGCCGTCCTCCACCAGGTAGACGCCGTCCCGGGTCAGCCCGGTGAGCAGCAGCGTCGCCGGGTCCACCTCGCGGATGTACCAGAGGCAGGTCAGCAGCAGCCCCCGTTCGGTGGAGGCGACCATCTCCTCCAGGGACTTCTCCCCGCCGGCCTCCAGGATCAGGTTCCCGAACGAGGGGGAGACCGGAAGCCCGGTCAGCTCCGCCGTGTGCCGGGTCGTGGTCAGCCGGGCCAGCTCGCCGTCCTTGATCCAGTCGGTCGCCGGCACCGGCAGGCCGTTGTCGAAGACGGAGGCGTCGTCGCCGGAGCTGTGCGCGATCACGAACGGCGCGGACTCCAGGCCCGGCGCGTTCGGATCGCTGCGCAGGTTCAGCGGCAGCGGGGAGAGCCGCTCGCCGAGCCGGGTGCCGCCGCCGGGCTTGGAGAAGACCGTCCGGCCCTCCACCGCGTCCCGGGCCGCCGCCGACCACATCTGGTAGATCAGCAGGTCGGCCACGGCCGTGGGCGGCAGCAGCGTCTCGTACCGCCCGGCGGGAAGGTCGATCTTCCGCTCCGCCCAGCCGAGGCGCACGGCCAGCTCCGCGTCCAAAGCGGTCGGGTCCACGTCCTTGAAGTCCCGGGTCGCGCGGCCGGCCCAGGCCGAGCGCTGGCGGTCCGGGGACTTCGCGTTGAGCTCCAGGGTGCCGTTGGGCTGGTCGTGGCGCAGGCGCAGCCCCGTAGAGGTGCCCACGTACGTGGAGACCAGCTCGTGGTTGGCGAACCCGTACAGCTCGCGGCCGCCCGCGCGGGCCCGGGCGAAGGCCTCGCCGAGGGCCGGCGCG harbors:
- a CDS encoding metallopeptidase TldD-related protein produces the protein MTSSSRTTKPHEIVERALELSTADGCVVIADEQSSANLRWAGNALTTNGVTRGRTLTVIATVDGKEGTASGVVSRSAVTAEELEPLVRAAEAAARGAGPAEDARALVTGTPSSPDFADAPAETSSAVFADFAPALGEAFARARAGGRELYGFANHELVSTYVGTSTGLRLRHDQPNGTLELNAKSPDRQRSAWAGRATRDFKDVDPTALDAELAVRLGWAERKIDLPAGRYETLLPPTAVADLLIYQMWSAAARDAVEGRTVFSKPGGGTRLGERLSPLPLNLRSDPNAPGLESAPFVIAHSSGDDASVFDNGLPVPATDWIKDGELARLTTTRHTAELTGLPVSPSFGNLILEAGGEKSLEEMVASTERGLLLTCLWYIREVDPATLLLTGLTRDGVYLVEDGQVVGEVNNFRFNESPVDLLSRASEAGRTEKTLPREWNDWFTRTAMPALRIPDFNMSSVSKGV